ATGAATACCGTTCCGACACTGATCCAGATGAGGATCAGTTGGGAGAGAATCAACGGCCTGATCAAGCAAATAACTTTGATGGAATCTACCAGAACCGGAGCAAAACCAGTTGGACATGTAGAGACTCTGGAAATGAAAGACGTCAAGTTTCGCTACCGTTCGCAAAATGGGGAAACATTCTCCGTCGGTCCCATCAATCTGACTTTGCGTGGGGGAGAAATCACCTTCATCACTGGAGGAAATGGAAGTGGCAAATCTACTTTGGCCAAGCTGATGACAGGTCTTTATGAAGCAGACAGCGGGGAGATCTACATCAACGGGGAAACGATCAGTCGCGAAACGCTTAGTCAGCATTATTCGGCGATTTTTACCGATTTCCACCTGTTTGAAAAAATGTACGGGATTGATTATGTCAAAAAGCAGGAGAGAATCAGCCACTATCTGAAAGAATTGCAATTAGACGATAAGATAGAGATCGTTGATGGCAAATTCAGCACAACACAACTGTCTACCGGCCAACGCAAGCGTCTAGCCTTGCTGGTGACATATTTGGAGGACCGTCCAATTCTCTTGTTCGACGAGTGGGCAGCTGACCAGGATGCAAGCTATCGCGAGTTCTTTTATATGGAAATTCTACCGCAGTTGCGTGATGAAAACAGATGTGTCATTGTGATATCCCATGACGATCGTTATTTCCATACAGCAGATCGACTGATCAAAGTTGATTTGGGGAGAATTGTTCAAAATGACGACCAACGAATCGCAAGAGAAAATGTTATGACACTTTCCCAAGCATAATGTAGATTTGGCAATCAAGCGAAGGAAGAGGCGGACTGTCAAGATGAGTCGATTCGAGAAATTGGATAAACAAAACATTGAGGATATTGTAGCCTTATCACCGGTACAGGAGGGAATTCTTTTTCACTATCTGAGCGATGGAAATAATGTCCTGTATGTCGAACACATGTATTATCAGTTGACTGATGACATCAACACCGATTGGTTCAGGCAAGCATGGCAGGTGGTTGTAGATACGAATGAGATGCTAAGAACCGTATTTCGATATGGCATCAGTGAAAATCCAATCCAAGTAATCTTAAAGCATTATCACCCGCCGATTGCTGTCTATAACGAGGTCTTGAGCAAGAACGAAGCGGAGTCGATCCGTAAGTCGATTCGTGCGAAAAAGATGGACATCGGAAAAGCTCCGTTCGAAATTTATTTACTAAAGCTAGCTCCTGGACTCTATGAGATGATACTTCGCTTTCACCACATCTTGTTTGATGGCTGGAGCAATGCGGTGCTACTCAAAGAGTTTATGGCTGCCTATCGTGCAATCAAGAGCCATACACCGCTTGCCCCGGTGTGTAAGACGAAGTACAAACAGTTCGTCGTTTGGAATCAAAAACGAGATCGTGACAAGCAAAAAGCATACTGGAAAAGCTATCTGGAAGGCTTTGAGACAAAGACGATGCTCCCGATTGTTGGGTACCAGCAGCAAGAGAATGTGGAGATGGCGGAATATCAGGTAACCCTCTCAGACAAGCTGAGGGAAAATATGGAGCAAGTTGCCAAGCAATACCACGTGACAATTGCTACTTTGCTCTATTGTGCGTGGGGCGTCGTGTTGCAACGCTACAACAATACAGATGATGTCCTGTTCGGAACGACAGTATCAGGGCGGATGGCAGAAGTGCCAGGAATCGAAGAGATCGTCGGTCTGTTTATCAACACCGTGCCGTTACGCTTTTTGGCACAGGCCAATGAGCAGGTGAGTACCATTTTGCAACGATTGAACCGCTCCTTGGCAGAGCGCAATGCCTATGAGAGCACGCCATTGGTAGAGCTCAAATCTTGCGTTGATTTTGACCGGAAAGAGAGTCTGTTCGATTCTATCATGGTGATAGAGAACTACCCGCTAGATCAGAGTTTGATGCAAGCGGAACAAGACTTTCACATCGAATTTGTCGGGAAAACAGAAGTTACCAATTACGATCTGACTATCGAAGTGTCGACACACGAGCAGATGAGTATCCATTTCATCTATCACACAGCAAAATTTGACCCTAAGCTGATTGAAAAGATGGTTCGGCATTTTACCAACATTCTTTTCGAGTTGACCAATCGCCCTGATGAACCACTTAATAATCTTGAAATGCTTTCGGCTGAAGAATGTAAACAATTGTTGAACGAGTTTTCTACGTTTCAGGCTCCTTATCCTAAGGAAAAGAGCCTTGACGAACTCATCGATGAACAGGCCGCGAAAACACCGGACAAAATTGCCTTGATCTATCGGGATAAATCGCTTACTTATCAGGAACTGTGGGACAAATCTACCAAACTAGCTAAGTGTCTGGTGAAAATGGGTGTAGTGGAAGACCAGTGCGTGGGTCTGATGACGGAGAGTTCGCTGGAGATGATGATTGGGATACTGGCAGTTATGAAAGCAGGAGGGGCCTATCTCCCAATTGATGTGCAATATCCCAGAGACCGAATGCGTTATATGCTCGAAAACAGCGGGGCGGGTATTTTACTGACTCAGTCCCATCTAATGGGCCAAGTACTATTTGCAGGCAAAGTCATTTGTCTGGATGACCCTGCAATCTATGAAGCAGACGATCAAGCAGAGCTTCCGGAGAAAAGGAACCCGGACCGGCTGATTTATATGATCTATACGTCAGGTACAACCGGACAACCCAAAGGGGTCATGGTGAAGCATCATGCGTTTGTTAATCTGATGACCTGGTACACAGAGGAATTCTTTATTGATGAGAATGAGCGCATCTTGCTGATTGCTCCGGTTGGCTTTGATCTGGCACAAAAGAATCTCTTTGCCGGTTTGATGAAAGGCGGGACGTTGATTCTCTATCCATCAGGATTGTTTGACTACAAGGAAATGGCAGATTTGATCGACAACCAAAAAATCACGCTGATTAACTGTACGCCGAGCGCCTTTTATCCATTGCTTGATTTTACCCAGAATGATCAATACCAAAAGATCAAAAGCTTACGCAAAGTATTCCTCGGAGGGGAATCGATTAATTGCCAAGCCTTGGCTCCTTTGGTGAAATCGGAGTATTACACTGCGGATATCTACAATACCTATGGTCCAACCGAATGTACGGATGTGGTTTCGTTCTATCTTCTTGATTTTACGAAGCCGAGTCAAACCATATCAGTTCCGATTGGCAAACCAGTATATAATACTTTCCTTTATGTGTTAGACCGATTCCAAAAGCTGCAACCGGTTGGGGTACCAGGAGAGTTGTACATTGGGGGAGTAGGCGTGGGCCGCGGGTATAAGAATAACCCAGAGCTCACCAAGCAAAAATTTGTCCCGAATCCCTTTGTTCCGGGAGAATTGATGTATGGTACTGGAGATTTGGTGAAATGGCTTCCAGATGGGAACTTGGATTTCATCGGACGCGTGGACAATCAAGTGAAAATCCGCGGGTACCGCATCGAGCTTGGAGCCATCGAGAAGACATTATTAGAACATGAAGCTATTAAAGAAGCAGCTGTGATTTGCAAGGAATGGAACGGTGCGAAATATTTGGTTGCTTTCTATGTGCCAACGGTTGAGCTTTTGGTACGGCAAGTCAAGGAGTACGCTGAGAACAAGCTTCCAACCTTTATGCTTCCTCAGACTTTTGTCCAGTTGGAAGCTCTACCGTTGACACCGAACGGAAAGATCGACAAGAAAAAACTTGCGCAGTACGAGCCGAATATGGAGATAGAAGCCGAAGCTTTTAAGCCTACGTCAGAAGCAGAGGAATTTTTACTGAATATTTGGCGAACGTTGCTGCGAAAGCAACAGATTGGTGTCCATCACAGTTTTTTTGAGTTGGGCGGGGATTCCCTGTTGCTGATCCGCATGCATGCAATGATTGAGAAGCATTATCCTGACCGTGTGACGGTAGCCGATCTGTTCGCCTATCCGACTATCGCAAAGCTGAGTCAGTTCTTGACGAAGGCAAATGTAAAGGAGAAGGAGCCGCTGTCATTGCCGAAGCTTCCGTTGCCGATAGAGTACTTCGGCTCGAGGAATACCGATTCAGGAGAGGCTTTCTTTACCTCAACTCCAAATCAACACCTGTGGGAAAAAGTGACCGAGATCGCCAGCCAGCAGCGTATAACTAGCCTCGATGTTCTCATATCTGTTGCCTTGTTTTTTTTCAATCAAGTGAGCAAGCAGCAGGTGATTACGTTGCACAGCATGTCCACAGATACCACAGAAGTATGCAATGTCACAGCTGATTTTGCGGCAACGGCTAATTTTACCGAGCTGTTTCATACGGTCGCTAGGCAACGCGCCAATCCAGCACAGTCGTATCCACTCCGTAAGGTCTGTGCAACGCAGCGGGCAAGTGACAAACAGAGTGTCACGCTCTTATTTTATGAGGAACACCGCATGCCGCAGGATGTGGATTTGACAACGGTCTATGATCTCTATTTTGGCTTACAACAGAAGCCGGAGCAGGTGATAATCACCTGTCACTATCAAAACAACCACCTGAACCGACAGAAAGTGAGACAACTTTTCCAATCTTATATGACTGTCCTTGCACAAGTATTCGAATCATACTCGTCTGTAAAAAGCTAAAGATATATCGTTATGTGTGAAATAAATTTGAAGTCAAACGGCTATATGCTGAGGGAGAGATATCTATTGGATTTCCTATCAATTAGCGTAGACCAAATCTTACAAAACAGTCAGACGCAAATAGATGAGATACAGGACAAAGATATCGCCGTGATCGGTATCTCCCTGCGCTTTCCGATGGCAGATACAGTCCAACAATTCTGGAACAACATCAGAAACGGTGTAGATTGCGTCCAAGCGATTCCAGCAGCACGACGTAAAGATGTCGACAACTTGCTGCGTCACCTCAATAAACTACATCCGAGCTTGTCCTATGCCAAAGGAGCATATTTGGATCGAATCGATACGTTTGATCATACCTTTTTCAAAATTTCTCCAAACGAAGCTCGTTTGATAGATCCCAACCAGAGAATTTTTTTGGAGACGGCGTGGAGTGTGCTAGAGGATGCCGGGTATGGTGGCGACAGCCTGGCTGGGACTCGGACGGGCATCTATCTAGGATATGGTTCGGATGGGGACTATAAACGCTATATCGCTGAGATCGAACCGGAATCTATAGCATTGGCTACGACGGGAAATGTACGTCCACTGATCGCCAGCCGTTTGTCGCATATCATGAATTTCCGTGGGCCAAGCATGATTGTCGATACGACATGCTCCTCCTCGCTAACGGCGGTTCACCTGGCTTGTCAGGCGATCCGTAGCGGCGAGTGTGAGCAAGCCATTGCAGGCGGTGTGCAAATCCATTTAATCCCGGTCCGCAATGTGGAGATCGGCATAGAATCCTCCACGGGTCATACGCGAACGTTTGACGACAGCTCTGATGGTACAGGTACGGGCGAAGGGGCGGCTTGCGTGTTGTTGAAACCGTTGCACAAGGCATTACGCGACGGTGATCATATCTACGCGGTGATCAAAGGGAGCGCGGTGAACCATGATGGCACTTCCGCCAGTCTGAGCGCACCTAATGCCACGGCGCAAGAAGATGTCATGATCAATGCATGGCGTAAGGCTGATTTCGATCCTGAGACCATTACCTACATGGAAGCCCACGGGACGGGAACTAAGCTCGGCGATCCAATTGAGATTGATGGGATTAAGAGAGCCTTTTCAAAATTTACTGACAAAAGGCAATTTTGTGCTATCGGTTCGGTCAAATCGAATATCGGACATCTGGACAATTCGGCTGGCATTGCTGGGCTGCTCAAAGCGATTCTTGCCTTGACCCATCAGGAATTGCCGCCGACGCTTCATTTTACAAGGCCCAATCGGAATGTGTCATTTGAGGATTCGCCTGTTTACGTCAATGACTGCTTAACAAAATGGCATGTGAACGACCACCCCCGGCGCTGTGGCATAAGCTCCTTTGGCATCAGCGGAACCAACTGCCACATCGTATTGGAAGAAGCACCACCGAAAATGCACATCACGAATTCGGAGCCATGCCCTACCTGGCAGGTACTGACGCTTTCAGCCAAAACAGAAGAAGTGTTACTTACGCTCGTAAACCGGTACCGAGATGTACTTACTGAGACTGACAATCGGTTAGAAGATATCTGCTATACCGCAAATACTGGCAGAGGTCATGATGCACACCGTTTGGGCATTCCGGTGCGCAGCTTAGAACAACTTCAGTCAGCACTTGCGACCATCAGTTCAGTAGGCCTCACGGAAGAAACGCTTAAAACACAAGGTATTTGGTACGGCAGCCATCGTATGCTCCTCAACGAGCACGAACAACGTGAAGGAAGAACTCTTACAGAAGAAAGGATGCAAATGCTGAGTGCCAAGGCCAACGCCGCCGTTCATCAATGGTTGCAAAGCGGCAAGCTGGACCAAGACCTGCTCCATAAATGGCTCGACCTATATATCGATGGGGCCAAACTTGATTTTGGAGCCTTATTCACCGAAAAAAAATACTACAAAATCCCATTACCAACCTATCCGTTTGCCAAAACACGTTGTTGGCTCAAAGTGGGTACTTCGTCACAGAGCAATGCTAAGCTTTTCTACGAATCAATCTGGAAGCAGAAAGATCTGCCAATGGGCACACCATCCATCGGAGACGGTTCTGTACTGATTTGGAAGGATGAAATGGGTATAGGTTCACAAGTAAGCCGACTTCTGCAACACCAACAGATACGGGTGATTGAAGCTGAATTTGGAGAGCAATTCAGAAAACGTTCAGACAACACATTTGAGGTGCGGTCCGATTCGCTGGATGATTACCACAGACTGTTTCAGGAGCTAAAGGATGTTCAGATCAGCCAGATATTGCATTTTGCTTCGATTACAGCTGATTGCGAGGCAAAAACGATTGACCAGCTAAACGTCCATCTTAAAAAGGGCGTCATCGGCCTCTTTTATCTGGTAAAAGCGCTAGGGAATCAAATGAATCGAAACCCGTTAAAGCTGACGCTGATTTCGCAAAATGTCTACGAAGTGACAGGGTCGGAAAGTTATTTGCGACCTGAGAGCGCTGCCCTGTTTGGTCTGGGAAAAGCGGCTCATCTGGAGCTTCCGGAATTGACCTTCCGATGCATCGATATAGAAGAGGATGCTAGTGTAGAGCTGCTTGTCCACGAACTGCGGTTGTCCACGCAGGACTTCATAGTGGCTCTGCGTGACGGAGCACGTTATGTGGAAGAGATCAACGAGTTAGACGCTTCCACTTGTGGTCGTGATCGAGACGTCAAGATCAAAGAAAACGGTGTATATCTCATTACTGGCGGCCTGGGGAAAATCGGTCTTGCATTTGCCAAACATTTGGCTACACGTCAGCATGTGCATCTAGTCTTGATTGGGCGTACCCGTCTTCCAGAGCGTGGGCTGTGGGAACAAGTCGTGCGATCTGGCGAAAAAACGGAGTCAACCAATAAGATCAAGGAGCTTCAATCACTTGAACAAGCAGGTGCAACGGTAGCTTACTATCCGTGCGATGTGGCAAGTGAAACCGAACTGGAAGCAACCTTGCAACTGATTCGTGAACGATTTGGAAAAATCGATGGGATCTTCCATTGCGCTGGCATTGGTAGCCGCATGCAAGGCAGTCCGATCAAAACCGAATCGATTGACATATTTCAAAACGTCATTGCTCCGAAAATACAAGGAACCTGGCTATTGAATCAATTGACGATACAGGACAAGTTGGATTTCTTCTATTCATTTTCTTCCTCGATCACGATTGTGGGCGGAATTGGCAGCAGCCATTATACCGCTGCCAACTCCTATTTAGATGCCTTTTCCCATGCTCGCAACAAGTATGGCATGCGTGCGCTGGCGCTGGGGTGGGCGGCATGGGGGGAAGATGGAATTTTAGATAATCACAAGCATTTATTTCAGATGCTGTCGGACCAAGATGGCATCGAGGCTTTTGAACAGATTATGGATATCAAGAAGAGCCGGGTGATTGTCGGACGGATGAATTATTCGTCTTCCCTTTTTGAAATCGGCGAATACCTGCCATTCCGCTTGTCTGATCAACTGTATACGACCGTCTATAACCACCGCTTGTCTAACCAGGACCAATTCCCGACAACAGCTGTGAAAACGAACGTAAAAGACGAGGTCAAACTGATAGGCGTACCTAGCGACTCTTTTGGAGAGGTCGAGTTGCAAATTGCCCAAATCTGGCAAGAGGTTCTGGGCTTTGAGGAGTTCCATCTCTATGACAACTTCTTCGAGATTGGGGGCGACTCGATCATGATCACCAAGGTGCATGCGAGTTTGGAGAGGATTTACCCCGGAAAAGTCGTGATCGGCGATTTATTCTCTCACCCGTCGATTTCCAAGCTCGCCGCATATATTCGTGCAAAAGAGGGTGTGCAACGACCGAAGGACAGGAAAGAAAAGAAGGAGCCTGAAAAGTCTGCTGATTTGACAGGGGACATTTCCGACTTGTTGATAAATATCAAGAGAGGAAAGATATCGATTGAAAGCGCGGTCAAAAGCTTTCAGTCCTTGGAGGGCCAATCATGAAGAAACTAACCCAGACTATATTTGAAAAAACCGTATCAGGAAAAATAGACGAACAAACCGGAATTGAATTGCTGACGCTTCTCAAGCAAGAAGAAGAGGCAGAGGCGGCAGATGATATTGCGATCATCGGGATGTCTGCGCTATTGCCATCTGCATCGAATGCGGAGCAGTTTTGGCAAAATATCAGCCAAAAAAAAGACTGTATCATTCCGTTCCCGCAATCCAGATGCGACGACAGCCTTCCTTTTCTCACTACGTACACACATGTAAGCCCGGATTCTGCTGAGTTTCAAGAAGGCGGTTTTCTTGATGCGATAGACAAGTTTGACTATAAATTTTTCCGTTTGCCTCCGAAGGAAGCAACTTTGATGGACCCACACCAGCGATTATTTTTGCAAACAGCTTGGGAAGCGATTGAGGATGCAGGGTATGGCGGAAGACTGACAGAAACCAAAACAGGCGTCTATCTCGGTTATGCCAACTGGCCGGCCTACGGGCAAACCATTTCTCTGTATGAGCCTGACCTGACCAGCATGGTGATCCCGAGCAATTTGCCATCGAACATCGCTGCACGAATTTCTTACCTGTTAAATCTAAAAGGCCCAAGCATGCTGATCGACACAGCATGCTCCTCATCATTGGTGGCTACCCATATCGCTTGCCAGGCGCTCCAACGTGGAGAGTGCGAGCTAGCCATCGTCGGCGGGGTGAAGGTCAACTTGTATCCAGTAAAAGGCGTTTTGAGCGCTGGCATTGAGTCGGATGATTTCCGTACCAGGACGTTTGACCATCAGTCGTCCGGCACAGTTTGGGGAGAAGGCTCCGTGGCCTTGCTGCTGAAACCGCTGCGCAAAGCACTCGCAGATCGAGACATGATCCATGCGGTAATCAAAGGTTCGGCGATTAACCAGGACGGGAACTCCGTAGGGATTAGCGCTCCGAACATGGAGAGGCAAGAACAAGTGATCGTCAGTGCTTGGGAGAATGCGGGGATTGATCCTGAAACCATCACCTATATTGAAGCGCATGGCACAGCAACCCGCTTAGGCGATCCGATTGAAGTGGAAGCGATCAACCGGGCATTCCAACGTTATACGGACAAAAAACAATTTTGTGCAATCGGCTCGGTTAAAAGCAACATTGGTCATCTGGATTATCTCTCCGGGATGGCGGGTTTGGTCAAATCGATCTTGGCACTCAAACATAAAAAGCTGCCGCCAACCTTGCATTTTACTCGGCCTAATGCCAACATCCCGTTTGAGGATTCACCGGTTTACATCAATAACATGCTACGGGAGTGGGAAACGGATAAGCATCCACGTCGGTGCGGCGTCAGTTCGTTTGGATTCAGTGGAACCAACTGTCACGTGGTGTTGGAAGAAGCTCCCGTTTATCCACTAGAAAGCGGGAGGGACGAAGAGACCGTTCACCTGCTGACGCTTTCAACCAAGAGCGAAACCTCACTTCGTCGTTTGGTGGGCCACTTTCAAGACTACCTGTACCATGCTGATGATGTTGTGCTAAGTGATCTTTGCTATACCGCTAATACGGGACGGGAGCATTACGACTACAGACTTGCCCTCGTTTTTTCTGATCAAAACGATTTACAGGAGAAGCTGCAAGTCATCGTCGATAGTCCATTCGAAGCTCTCGATGTGGCCGATGTATATTACCGCAAAATCAAAAGGAGCACAGGCAAAAAAGAAGCGCTGGAAGAAGGAGAGCTGTCCTCTCAGCAAATGCATGATTTGACCAAAGCATTACAGCAAAAACTGATTGATCACCGAGGGGCAGGACTGATCGACGAGCTGTTTTTGCATGAAGTAGCGATCTCTTACATACAAGGGGCTCAGGTGGATTGGGAACAGCTCTACCTGGACAAGAACCCTTACAAGCTGAATCTGCCAGTTTATCCGTTTGATCGGGAGCGTTGCTGGTTTGATTTCGGTTCGGCAAGCTATGCAGCCTTCACTGAAACAGCCGCTACAGTTACCAGTGAAGGTGTCAGATTCGCATCTAACCAAAAGTCGACTTCGTTAAAGCAGGTCACGTTGACCGGACGAAAAGATAACAACTACACCGTAACCGAACAATTCATCGGAACCATCTGGGGTGACGTTTTAGGGCTGGATGACATTAACATCCATGATAGTTTTTACGAATTAGGTGGGGACTCTGTAATCGCGATGAACGTGATTGCTGCAATGGAAAGAAAAATCGGAAAGAAGCTGGAGATGTCCGGTCTGTTTGAAAAGCAGACGGTCCACGACTATGCAGCATACCTGGATGAAAAAGGATTCGGTGACAGCAAACTGTGGGAAGAAGCGTCAGGTACGGTGTCGGTTGAAGATCCTAATCCAGAGGATTTCGACCAGACGTTCCCATTGTCGGAAGTGCAAATGGCATATTTCATAGGGCGTAACGACAATTTTGAGCTGGGTGGCGTCTCCACCTATAGCTATTTGGAAATTGAGACCGAGTGGGATATGGAGAGGTTAAACAGAAGTTTGCAGAAGATAATCGATCGTCATCCAATGCTGCGTGCTGTAATCCTTAATTCGGGCGAACAGCAATTCCTCCGCGATTGCGAGCCGTACTACATCGAAGTTCAAGATATTAGCGGCTTGGGACAAGAAGAACAGCTAGAAGTGATTGAACGAGAGCGGCAGATACGTTCCCACTTCGTCTTCGATACGGAGAGGTGGCCGATGTTTGAGTGCAAAGCCTTGAAGCTCTCCGACAAGAAACACTACCTATTCGTCGGTTTTGATGCCTTGATCGTGGATGGCAGCAGTGTGCAGATCATCTGCAAGGAACTGGTGGAGGGCTATGAGCAGCCAGAAAAAGAGCTGGCACCGCTTTCTTTCACCTTCAGGGACTATCAGATGGCCTACAGTAAAATGAAGCAAAGTGAGCCATATCTGGCGCATAGAGCCTGGTGGCTGAACAAGTTGCCTGACTTCCCGTCAGCTCCGAAACTGCCGATGAAAGCAAGCTTGTCCAGCATCCAAAAACCACAGTTCCGTCGCTTTCGCAAAATGTTTTCGCAAAAAAAGTGGCAACAAATTCGCAAGCTCGCGCAGGAGAAGCATGTGACGCCATCGGTGCTGTTATGCAGCATGTATGCGGAAGTCCTTGCCTTCTGGAGCAACCAACCAAAATTGGCGATCAATTTGACCTTGTTCAACCGACTTCCATTCCATCCTGACGTTCCGAACATCGTCGGTGATTTCACCTCACTGATTTTGTTGGATGTGGACACCACCTCAAGCGATTCGTTCTGGGAACGTGTGATGCTTGTACAGTCCATACTAATGTCCTCACTCGAGCACCGTTTCTACGATGGTATCGAATTTATACGCGACTACGTGAAGTATCACAACATGGAAGTCGGAAAAGCTGTTATGCCATACGTTTTTACCAGCATGCTGAGTAACCGGGAGGGTGGAGACGGTTATTTGAGTAAGCTGGGTACGATTAAAAAAGGCATTTCCCAAACGCCGCAGGTCTTTTTGGATAATCAAGCCTCCGAAATGGACGGGCAGCTTTGCATCACATGGGATTACGTTGATCAATTGTTTGATGAGAAACTAATCGCAGTGATGTTCGATCAATATGTTTCGATGATCGATTCAATGGCAGAAAAAAAAGACATGCCGACTCTGGAGATCTCATTTGCCGACCGTCAATTGATTGCCGAGTATAACGACACCACTGAGCCGATCGAACCAACTACTCTGCATCAGTTGTTTATTCAGCAGGCGAAACGAGTACCGCAAAACATTGCCGCCATGGATGAATATACACAGATTTCTTA
The window above is part of the Brevibacillus antibioticus genome. Proteins encoded here:
- a CDS encoding non-ribosomal peptide synthetase — encoded protein: MSRFEKLDKQNIEDIVALSPVQEGILFHYLSDGNNVLYVEHMYYQLTDDINTDWFRQAWQVVVDTNEMLRTVFRYGISENPIQVILKHYHPPIAVYNEVLSKNEAESIRKSIRAKKMDIGKAPFEIYLLKLAPGLYEMILRFHHILFDGWSNAVLLKEFMAAYRAIKSHTPLAPVCKTKYKQFVVWNQKRDRDKQKAYWKSYLEGFETKTMLPIVGYQQQENVEMAEYQVTLSDKLRENMEQVAKQYHVTIATLLYCAWGVVLQRYNNTDDVLFGTTVSGRMAEVPGIEEIVGLFINTVPLRFLAQANEQVSTILQRLNRSLAERNAYESTPLVELKSCVDFDRKESLFDSIMVIENYPLDQSLMQAEQDFHIEFVGKTEVTNYDLTIEVSTHEQMSIHFIYHTAKFDPKLIEKMVRHFTNILFELTNRPDEPLNNLEMLSAEECKQLLNEFSTFQAPYPKEKSLDELIDEQAAKTPDKIALIYRDKSLTYQELWDKSTKLAKCLVKMGVVEDQCVGLMTESSLEMMIGILAVMKAGGAYLPIDVQYPRDRMRYMLENSGAGILLTQSHLMGQVLFAGKVICLDDPAIYEADDQAELPEKRNPDRLIYMIYTSGTTGQPKGVMVKHHAFVNLMTWYTEEFFIDENERILLIAPVGFDLAQKNLFAGLMKGGTLILYPSGLFDYKEMADLIDNQKITLINCTPSAFYPLLDFTQNDQYQKIKSLRKVFLGGESINCQALAPLVKSEYYTADIYNTYGPTECTDVVSFYLLDFTKPSQTISVPIGKPVYNTFLYVLDRFQKLQPVGVPGELYIGGVGVGRGYKNNPELTKQKFVPNPFVPGELMYGTGDLVKWLPDGNLDFIGRVDNQVKIRGYRIELGAIEKTLLEHEAIKEAAVICKEWNGAKYLVAFYVPTVELLVRQVKEYAENKLPTFMLPQTFVQLEALPLTPNGKIDKKKLAQYEPNMEIEAEAFKPTSEAEEFLLNIWRTLLRKQQIGVHHSFFELGGDSLLLIRMHAMIEKHYPDRVTVADLFAYPTIAKLSQFLTKANVKEKEPLSLPKLPLPIEYFGSRNTDSGEAFFTSTPNQHLWEKVTEIASQQRITSLDVLISVALFFFNQVSKQQVITLHSMSTDTTEVCNVTADFAATANFTELFHTVARQRANPAQSYPLRKVCATQRASDKQSVTLLFYEEHRMPQDVDLTTVYDLYFGLQQKPEQVIITCHYQNNHLNRQKVRQLFQSYMTVLAQVFESYSSVKS
- a CDS encoding type I polyketide synthase, translated to MDFLSISVDQILQNSQTQIDEIQDKDIAVIGISLRFPMADTVQQFWNNIRNGVDCVQAIPAARRKDVDNLLRHLNKLHPSLSYAKGAYLDRIDTFDHTFFKISPNEARLIDPNQRIFLETAWSVLEDAGYGGDSLAGTRTGIYLGYGSDGDYKRYIAEIEPESIALATTGNVRPLIASRLSHIMNFRGPSMIVDTTCSSSLTAVHLACQAIRSGECEQAIAGGVQIHLIPVRNVEIGIESSTGHTRTFDDSSDGTGTGEGAACVLLKPLHKALRDGDHIYAVIKGSAVNHDGTSASLSAPNATAQEDVMINAWRKADFDPETITYMEAHGTGTKLGDPIEIDGIKRAFSKFTDKRQFCAIGSVKSNIGHLDNSAGIAGLLKAILALTHQELPPTLHFTRPNRNVSFEDSPVYVNDCLTKWHVNDHPRRCGISSFGISGTNCHIVLEEAPPKMHITNSEPCPTWQVLTLSAKTEEVLLTLVNRYRDVLTETDNRLEDICYTANTGRGHDAHRLGIPVRSLEQLQSALATISSVGLTEETLKTQGIWYGSHRMLLNEHEQREGRTLTEERMQMLSAKANAAVHQWLQSGKLDQDLLHKWLDLYIDGAKLDFGALFTEKKYYKIPLPTYPFAKTRCWLKVGTSSQSNAKLFYESIWKQKDLPMGTPSIGDGSVLIWKDEMGIGSQVSRLLQHQQIRVIEAEFGEQFRKRSDNTFEVRSDSLDDYHRLFQELKDVQISQILHFASITADCEAKTIDQLNVHLKKGVIGLFYLVKALGNQMNRNPLKLTLISQNVYEVTGSESYLRPESAALFGLGKAAHLELPELTFRCIDIEEDASVELLVHELRLSTQDFIVALRDGARYVEEINELDASTCGRDRDVKIKENGVYLITGGLGKIGLAFAKHLATRQHVHLVLIGRTRLPERGLWEQVVRSGEKTESTNKIKELQSLEQAGATVAYYPCDVASETELEATLQLIRERFGKIDGIFHCAGIGSRMQGSPIKTESIDIFQNVIAPKIQGTWLLNQLTIQDKLDFFYSFSSSITIVGGIGSSHYTAANSYLDAFSHARNKYGMRALALGWAAWGEDGILDNHKHLFQMLSDQDGIEAFEQIMDIKKSRVIVGRMNYSSSLFEIGEYLPFRLSDQLYTTVYNHRLSNQDQFPTTAVKTNVKDEVKLIGVPSDSFGEVELQIAQIWQEVLGFEEFHLYDNFFEIGGDSIMITKVHASLERIYPGKVVIGDLFSHPSISKLAAYIRAKEGVQRPKDRKEKKEPEKSADLTGDISDLLINIKRGKISIESAVKSFQSLEGQS